gttgctccaagccctgtccaacctgtctttgaacactgccagggatggggtagccacagcttctctgggcaccctgtgccagtgcctcagcaccctcacagggaagagcttcttccttgtaaccaacctgaacttcccctctttcagtttgatgCTGAACATGTGATATCAAAGTTTAGGAAATGCACACGGTATATTCTGGGAGGGAAAACCAGCTATTTCTGAAAACATCACagccaaacaacaaaaatgcacTATGTATCATTTTCCTCAGAAGTTGGGCCTCGATTTTTGGGCTCAGCAGTTTAATATCAAATAATTCCCCTTACTAATTGTTGCTTAACTACATTGTTTATTTCAAAACCCTGATCTGAAACACAGCGTTAGCCAAATTCTGGTAGAAAAAGACATCTGTAAGAAAAATTGCACTTAGGAGCAGACACAACTGTCCATGTACTTGAGTGTACACACTAGACACAGCATCAGCACCACCATGGGAACAGGACAACCAGCCACTGCATCAGCATAAGGAGTATCAAAAAAGTCTTCTTTGGACACTGTTTACATTTTCTTAGACTAGTAAATTGAAAACCAAACCCCTAAAACTGTAGCAAAAGCATatgcacaaaataaatcagataAACAGCTATGTACTCatacatacagaaaaatgaaagccagaaaTTTCAGTGTTACTCCAAAATCTTCCGTGAACTGCACAAAATGACTTCATCTTGTCTGCCACAGAGAAACTGATCATTATCTTTGTAATGTGAATTTAAATGCCTAATAAGCAAAGTGCATAAACTAAGCAACGCTCAAAAACTCCACCAGAAAGTCCATTACCTTAGCTCTGATCTTCAGGGCCTCAATACTGTTTGTGGATCATTGTGCatcaaaggaaaagattttagCTCTTGGCCTGGTTAAACACTGGCAAAATTTCATCATATGCTCAAGAACATTCCTTTCAGCACGAAGGCCAGGGCACCTTAGAGTCAcagactggcttgggttggaagggatcttgagatcatccagttccagccccctgccatgggctaggacaccttccactaggccatgtcgcccaaggctctgtccagcctggccttgaacactgccaggaatggaacattcaccacttctctgggcaccctgtgccagtgcctcaccaccctcacagggaagagcttctgccttatatctaacctgaacttcccctgtttaagtttgaacccatcaccccttgtcctatcactataatCCCTGTTGAAGAACCCCtaatgttctcagcctgcatttgtatgggaagtgctccagcccctgatcatcctcatggccgcCTCTGAACTTTGGATCTCAAACCAAGgcctgaagagaaggacctTCAAATGAAGACAATCACTACAGATACAAaagagggaagagcagagcctCAAAACTGAGTATTTACATGTTTTGAAAAAGTAACAGGTTCTCTTCACAACAGCCAGCCAGCAACACATCAGTTATGATCTATCAACGTGTCTTAGCATTCGTATGCAGTGGAAAGGAAGATTCTCAGTCAGGAAATTTACCTCCCTGCTACCTTTTCAACTTCACAGTTTCACAGATCACCTGATTTGGGGGTTTATAGatatattttgtgtgtgtatatatatatatatatacacatatatacacacacacacatacatatatttgGACCCAGTACCTGTTAAAGTAATTTCACTTTCAACTCTGggataaaaatcaaagcaacaaGAAATGTAATTAAATCATGAGCATCAAACTATCTTTATAGTTCCCATTTTTAGACTTGACCTTTATccaaaaaaaggaattattcaAACCTCTCTTTATTAAAGTGGAAGTAACCAGCTATCTAAATATCTGCCTCTGAGTAGAAACCAGAATGTAAATCTAGAGGTCAGACTGACAGTGCAAAGATGGCCAAAGACTCAACAAAGCCTACAGCAAGCTGTAGCACAATCACCCACACTTTCATTTCCGGTTTCACACCAGGTCCTCTCCATAGCAGAAGAACAACAAAGCACTTATCCTTTTATTCCCATAAGgcaaaaaataggaaaaggaagCCAAGACCTCATATTAACTACTGATGAACAAATAGAAACACAGTCATGTAGAACAAAGGTCAGCAGTCCCCAAAGCATAGTGATCCAACACTCCTTGTACCTACTATTGTGAATTTTTTCCTCCAAATGCAAACTATTCCCAAAGGGGTAATAGGCAGAGGTGCCAAAATCCCATAAGGACTTAGTACTACACTCCTCGCACTATATGCAATTATGTCTGAAAAATTCACACAACTAATGAAAGGTAGTATTAAATGGTAGAAAAGTAAGCAAGTATCAAGCTCCCTTTTATGGATTATCTCTCTTTGGCTATAAGCAAGAAATAAGTAGTTTGCAACTTGCCTGATTCTTGTGACTTTAAGGACTCTTTGATTTGCTGTTTAATTTTCATCACTTCTTCCGCAGTCAAGTCCCCCTTCTTCAATGTTACCACTTGAGGCTGCTCATCTTCCTTGTCACTGACGTTGTCACTATCTTCATCTGCGAGTGGAAGCTGCTCTCTCTAGAcaggagagaaataaaagcaattctGACCACCCCACTCAATCACAGCCACTGAGGGTGGGCTACTTGTCATTGGTTTCACTTCTGCAGTGAGGTTAGTGAAGAGATTTAGCACACTCATCAGTGCCAAACTCTCCCAACACACATTGTCCCAGTGATACTCCAGTTCTATCACTGAGACATGGCATCccctagaaaagaaaatgtacgGGCTCTTTCAATTAGAGACCAAAACAGCAGGAATTTGGAAGGTGAAGAATTCATTCCCTTGTTCTTTACTGTACAAGCACTATCTGCCATGCAACactaaaaaaatcttaaatgtGTGGGTCCAAATTTGAATCTTCTATGCTGTACTCCAAGCAGCACAGGCAAATGGAGTCCATGGTGGGTTTGTTATTAAAGCTGCCTAACCAAATCACTTTAAGCATTATGGACCGACACAAGGAAAACCATTTCCCTGTTCACACTCTCTCAAATTTGTGCTCTGAGACACAAGAATCATTTGGGATAAAAAAGTGTGACAATAAACTTTCTGGCATGCAACAACAGAAAGCTTGGAAGTAACAGAGGAACTTAAAACTTCTTATAAGGAAAAGTATAGATAGCATTACCACTACCTACTGAATTTATCAAGAGCTAAACAAAATGTTCTTGGGGAAGTGAAACAGTGTACTACATTTGCTCAAGGCATACTTTTAtctcaaatttccttttttaacagATCATTGTGACTGTTACTTTCTGGAGAGGGTGAGGCGATAATGGCGTCTTCATACAGGAACTGAACTTTAAAAGGCAGTACAGGCAAATGGTGCAAGTGGTGCAAATCAATACATTGGCTGCTTGTAACGAAAAGTATCTTCATGAATAAATTGTATATCCAGTGGCACAAATACAATTCAAATCAAGGCAGTAACAATGGTGGggtgctttcttttttgctagGTTAGTTTTCAGCTGCATAGGTTAGGGTGGGATCATGCAAACATCTGCACAAGTACAACCAGGTAACACCACTGCACAAACAGCACTGCCAGCTGATGTTAAACTACTGCTTCAATTTACAGTTCCTTAGTTATAACACATACATAACTCTGCATGCGTTATAATGACAAGCCTCTTTCATAAGGCATCCTGCAAAATCTTAGCAggaaaacacatgcaaaaatacactggaaacagaaaaccccCCGGAAAAGGCTACCTTTTAACAAGCTATCTCCAACACTCCTGCCCTGCCATCACATCAGTTTGCTGACCTGTATTTAGATGATGTTAACTTGTTTTCAGTATTATATTTTGGCCCTTAAAACACTTGAGTACTGTATTATTCAACCCCTATTTATTCTGTCTGGGTTTTGTAAGGCCAGGTAAATTTCAGACATCATTGCCGTTTCCCTGTTGACACAGACCCCTTGGGCACTGACTGCCCTGCGAAGTGCACCATGATCCCCTCGGCTGCGATCATTAGAAACGGCAGCGGGGAAAGGCGCTCCAATTTCTTGTTGGCTTGAAtcaccagcagggaagaaaCAAGAAGAGTTTTCTTAACTTTAAGCAGGCAATTACTGTTCCCCTTCTACAGGGACAAAGCTATAGTGCTGCTTCCCCACCGCCTTCCATTTAAGCCTGGGGCGGGACACCAAGGCACGGGAGGCCCCATGAAGCGGGTGCTGCCGCTCCCCACCCCCGGGGAAGGGCCAGCCGCGGGGGTACAAAGCCAGCAGGGCCCGACACAAGCGGAGGGCCGCGCTGCCCAAGGCCGTTACCTTGGTTTCCACCGTGGGGCCCTCCCGATACCCGACCTGCCGCTTGAAGCGGCTGAGGAAGGCGGGCTCGGCCGGCCGCACATAGGAGACCTGGTTCCGTTTGCTCATGGCCGCCACCGAGCCACGCAGCCGCCTTCCCCTCAGCTCTCCCAGCAGCCCTCATCACGTGAAGGAGACGAAGGCACGCTCAGCCAATGGCAGGGAAGACGGAGCGAAATGGCCGCGCCTATGTCAGCTTCGAGGAGGGGGCGGGGCCACGTCGGCTGCGTCTCTTGGCGTCAAATTTGAACGCTCCGCCGTTTGCAGAGCGGTCCTCAGCGGGCGGGCGGGAAGGAGCATGGCGTCCGCCAGGAAACGTAAGCGGGGGCCCGGCAGCCCTGAGGGAGGTGAGGAACGTTTCACCCGCGTGTGGGGACCGGGCAGCGTGAGGGCAGTGAGGGATGGCTCACCCGCATGTGGGAACCCGAGCGGCGCGGTGGGTGCCCGCGGCCTGGCGAGGGGCGACTCtgccttgtgagggtgctgggctCCTCAGTCCAAGACAAAcaaggagctgttggagagggtTCAGTGAGGGCCGCAAGGGTGATcggggtctggagcatctcgtTTCTGAGGagagattgcaggagctgggcttggctagtctggagaagagcagactgagaGGGGAATGGGGGTTGGACAAGATAATCTTTAGAAGTCCCTTCCACCCCGGctgattctgggattctgtggtgTCACCCATGTGCGAGAGCTAAGAGGGTCGAGTAGGGATCTGGCTGTGCTGGTTGGGCTCGGTGCCCCATGGAGGGGCCGATGCTCCGGGGCTGTGATCCTGGAGGGGCCCCGGTGGGGTTGGAGCAGCGGCACTGGGAGCAAAGATCCCTGTCGCCTCCAGGAGCACTTTTGGCATTGATATCCTTGGGTGATATCCCTAAGGGCTTCCCACAGTTGATAAGGGTGAGCAGCCCTCCTGAGTGGAAAGCTTCACAAACCCGGCTGCTCTCAGCTGCCCCGCATTAATCGTTTCGTTCTCTGTAATGTTATCGAGTTTTAATTAGTTGTGAGTAAgaggctggagcatctcccatacgaagacaagctgagaacattggggctgttcagcctggagaagctgtgtggaaacctcagagcagcttccagtgtctgaagggggctataaggatgctggagagggactctttgtcagggactgtagtgataggacaaggggtgatgggctcaaactgaaataggggaagttcaaattaaatataaggaagaagctcttccttacgaggtgctggcagaggtggcccagagaagctggggctgccccatcgctggagGTGTTTAAGGCccggttggatggggtttggagcatcCTGGTCTCATGTGAGGCCTcattgcacttggcatggtgttggaactggatgatcttaaggtcctttccaatccaaaccattctgggattctatgatatgtgTAACTGTTGTCTCTTACAAATGTCCAAGTGAAAGCAGCCCTTTGAAATGTTAGCTAAAGACAGCTAGTTGAAAGTCAATTGTTTCCCAAGGTACAGGCTGTGCCTATTCTGATTTGAGTTTTAATAtgcactgctgcttcttgtccCTGCTCATTTTGACACCTTGTGTGACACCGTGCAGATGAAGCCCTCGGTGACATGGGTtaatggtggccttggcagtacTGGGAATGGTCGGGCTTGGTGATCTTTTCCAGCCCACTTCATTCTCTGGTTCTGTGGAAGCAGGTAGGCTCACACAGCAGCCACAAAGTATTTGTGTAGTACTAATGTTAATGAGAAGGTTAATATCTTTGCACATCTTGATTCCACTCTTACAATAAAACCAGTGCACTCCTGGAGACTTTATAAGGTCTTTATTATTGGAATATTTTGGTAAATCTTTCAttgtcacttttttcttttacatctgATTATGTTAGTTAATATTTTGACTAACCAGTGTGAAATAATTTCGCGTCAGTGTCGCCCTTAAGTAGAAAGTAAGTAATGCTATCTAGCTATGGGGTAATAGACCCTTGAGATGTGAAGCTGTGCAAAATGATGCTGATACCTGAAGGAGACCTTTATGCATTAGGGTGTTCTATATTACTTCATTAAAAGGAGAAGAATATAACtacttttaaagtgaaagcTGTTCAGTTGTGCAGGTTTAGGAAGGTGAGTTTTTGCAATGATGACAGTGAAACTGTTTCCTGCTGTGTTGGTTTACCTGTAGTTGAGTTAGCCATTTCAAAATGTAATGGGAATATACATTTCTATTAGTATCTGTGTTCCTAATTCTCCAAAACACTTGCAAACCcttatatatattaatttaagAGGCTACTCACACTGCAGGACTGGAATTTTCTCAACCTTTTCAAGAAACTGCCAACTTTCTGTCAAGGGAAGACACTATTGTTGTGAAGTTCTGATTCATGCATGAAGCAGTTACTTGCAAGGCTCTCCATTTATCTCCctcattttctatttctaaaatattttcaatttaaattatgtttttggAGCAATAATTTTATCTTGGTTAATTATGtgtgtgtttcatttttattttctaggaGATTTACGTGACTCTGCATTACCTTTGAACACATCTAGGTAAACTAATACTGGACAGTTTGCATGCATGAATAATCATATTTGTGTCAGGGATAATTTATACTGGTCCATGTGTTTCACCACACGAAGATAGAAAAGTACAGGCTGTCCACTTTGGCTGCTCCCCAGAAAGTCCAGTTTGGCTCCTACCCAGAAAGTTTTGGTTTAGAATGCCCCAGAAAAGTCTCAacccttggagacctttctagatattgctggccacttttTCCGACATAGGCTGGCCCCCTGCATCGGATTGAGTGTGTATTTTTGTCAGTATAAAATCCTGAGCCTCATGCAATGCGAGGAGGCAGACCCTCATACCACCCAGGTCAATGTTGCCTCCCTGGGGACACCCGCTAAgattgagcctgccacctcacactgccaTGACATCTCTTGGAGCTAGTTTGCTGATCATCCTTGCaaggtccttggggttggtaagataaccAGATGTCAGAAGTATCCTTTACTGTATTTGTTAATATCtctatattttcctatattaataGACTAGTTGTGAGTTCTCTATTTGTGTCTCATTTCTCTCACCTGGAATACTCTAACTCTGGAATAACATTGCATATAAAGTGCAAGAAACAGCCACTATAACTGTGAAATAAacttaaagcttttctttcagtgttttctttcactattctgttcctttctcttttttgccaAAACTAAAAATCAGAGTTATAACACCCTTGTGCTATAATTGCCTTTTGGGAAAGAATGAAGTAAATTCCAGATTGCTACCACTTCATTTAAGAATTGAATTCTTTAATATTATATCTGTATTCACTGGTATTTATGCCAGAACTTCTCAGAGTTTTAATATCAGAGTCATGCACTGACTCAAGCTAAATTTACTGGTGCATCTTCTGATAAATGTGATGAAGTAGGTTAGACAGCTTTTAGATACGGGTGCTGCAGTACTTCATTGGACTCATGGATCAAGAATTGGttgttctttcccttcttgTGAGCAGCAAAGAAGAATGCTAGCATTCTTCTTGCTGCAATGTAGTATCATTCACTCCATTTATAGTCTTTTTCAGTAGAGAGAAGGATGCTTGAAGCTCCTGGTCTTAGAAACTACTGAAACATTTGTAACAACACTGGGTTTGTATATCTTAGGTTCACTATTAAATGTGTTCTTTTGGAGCTAAAATTATGTGGAACAGCAATGAATTCCAATAATTCCAtgatctttgcttttaaatctgcACATTGTGACCTTCAGTAAATCCATGGCTTGTGAATTGATGCGTACAATATACTACTATTACAGCTAATAGTGGTATATTTTCAGGAGGGACCTTTGTATGACTTCATgcttaatctgatttttttgtgATCTAATTTTCTCAAACAGCTGGTAAATCTATTTTgaagtaatctaatgcataaaTATTCCTTTAGTGCTGAAGGTGATGCTATCAAAGTCTGTGTAAGGGTACGTCCGCCTTCAGAGGGAGCCACCTTAAGCAATGGACATCAGGGCTTGTGTTTATCTGTTCTTTCCTCAAAAACCATCCATCTGCATTCGAAGCCTGAGCCAAAGATCTTCACTTTTGATTATGTTGCGAATATGGAAACAACACAGGTAATGACTTCCAGAGTCTTGGAGTGGTATTGCAGATTTTCCTCACATTCTGGCAACTGCTACACTAAGCGTTTGTGAAGATGTGTGATGCTTTGGGTCTTATTTTTTGCACTGGTCAGATTGGTAATATGCAGTTATAATACAGAAATGTTGAGGTAAATTCTGCTCTCTAAtagttttaatgtattttttaaactgttaatttctttaaagtttGCATTGAAATTGGAATATCTATTTGTAAATGTTACAGTAACACCTTAGAAAATAAACTTGCATGTTGGGGCAAACATAGAAATTGCTGGCAGTCAGTAGCCGATATTGAAGATGTGATTTGTATATTGGGAACTTACAAGTTTGTATCCTATTTGttatatttctttcttatgCTTTCATTTTGAGCAGATGCATTATTTATCTGGGACTGGTAATATGGGAAGGAAAATTCTTTAATTTCTGTGACTGTGCTTGCAATTCTGAACATAATTTTAATTCCTCTAAGACTTCAGTTCCCTTTagcttctgtttaaaataacCCTTAAATATGTTAATTTAAGAGCCTACTCAGCCCTCTCCAACCcctaaaacccccaaaacctaCCCACTCTAGGCTGTTATCTGTAGCTAGGCTGCTCTTGCAGGTCTAAGAAATCTGTGAAAACAGATGAGGTTAAGAGTTCGGCAGACCTGTTGAATATGCCATTTGGCAATGCAAATGTTGAAAGTTAACTAGATTTGATAAGTGTCATGGGCTTAATTTTGATGGTATAAACCACATAATCAAAAACACTGAACCAAAATTAGTATAATATCTATTTGAAAGCTGTTACCGTGATGCtgagttttgttatttttctttcagtttatcaAGGAATAAATGTCTTTCAGAGGAGTGGTTTATGTCACAAAAACTTAGGATGTATTGTTTTGCTGTGAGAACTCCAGGGATCATGATACATGTGTAACATTAAGGAAtgcaagtgttcaaggccaggttggatggggctttgagcaacctggtctagtgtgaggcatcctttcctgtggcaggggattggaactggatgatcttcaggtcctttccaaccgaaaccattctatgattcaatttTATACATTATAAAGCTATGATCTGTGAAATGCTGGTAGAAGCAAGACTTAAATGAGTGGAGCTAagagttttctctttcctttgtccCCAGGAGTCGGTGTTCTCAACTGTGGCCAAAAATATTGTTGAATCTTGTATGAATGGCTACAATGGAACAATCTTTGCATAGTAAGTCATTTAATGGTAATTCATTGCCATTGGGCACTGTGTTAATGAGGAGTAGTAGTTGTGGGTTTAAGTGCCAGAGCCTGCTTAGTGTTACAGTAAACTTTGCAAGTGCTTTCTTGGTGTAACACAACCCAGGGAATGTTGTTGCATGATGAAGAGTGCTTCTTATTCCTCTTTCAGAGGAGTCTGTAGGTGTTACACTTTTAATACTTAAGGCCAATAATGTTGATTGTAAACTCACTTCAATTTTACTGTTCTTTGACTAAAACCTACAAGTTTTATTGTATTGGTAAAGAAAAGCTACttgttttcattccattttaCTATGGGCATACTGAAAATCTCTTTAACTGGATATTTAGCCAGCTTAACTCTTTAGTAAGGCTTACTTGTCTGTGGGAATACTCGGGAATGGTAATTTTAACTTTCACAGTGTTTTCAAGGTAGAAATATATCCATGACTAGTAGCATAAGTATCATTATATTAACTCAATATCCTTTGGAAAACTGAGATAGCACTTTGGTCAAAAATGCTGCGTTGAGGGCCCAATCTAATCAAAAccttactgggtttttttagccTAGCACAGCATT
This sequence is a window from Lathamus discolor isolate bLatDis1 chromosome 2, bLatDis1.hap1, whole genome shotgun sequence. Protein-coding genes within it:
- the KIAA1143 gene encoding uncharacterized protein KIAA1143 homolog encodes the protein MSKRNQVSYVRPAEPAFLSRFKRQVGYREGPTVETKREQLPLADEDSDNVSDKEDEQPQVVTLKKGDLTAEEVMKIKQQIKESLKSQESDGEPEPADGKIMFRKPAKRSSEKNLDFNVSSRKKMKEAQKTKREATTPQSTAKQINSSLLSFDDEENDD